The genomic segment tgattattAATATGACAACTCATATGTATGTTATGTCAGCAAAGTTAACCGATCCAATTtagattaatttgataaataatataagaataaatattaaaaaagagtTATTTGTTCTACTCCTCGATCCATACTGAATTTAAGTAAAGATTATTTGACCTCAAGTTTgtgtaaatttaaattaaataatttaaaaaatatatttatctaagtttaatcataatatataaaatataatttttggatattctatttttttaaataataaaatgattgaaCAAGACCAAGCCCAATCTAAACCTGATAACCTTTTTAAAACTGGATCACGGCTTGGCCCAGGCATGAAAACCACTGGTCCAAACGACTCTAATACTAAAAACAGGGTAATGTTATTAAATGTGAGATTAACGGCATTGTTTACGCGCGCGTCTTGCATCTGATACACTATGTAGTACACCTGAGAGGCACGCAATTATTTCTCCTCTTCTCTCCCGCTCTATCTCTGCAACTCTCGTCAGGAGCTTTAACAATGGCGGACTCTTTGTAGCCAAAGACTTCCAGTTTCCCTCTCTTCCGCTCttgcttttcttttctcattAGTTGCCAAAATGCGTTCCAAGGACAAAATATCCTACTTTTACGACggtatcatcttcttcttcttcactcttCTTCCTCTcctctcattttcacaatttatcaccccctttttatttttctctatctcttttgcttttaatttgtttatttcaatttaaaatcttTATTTATAATCTCCTTGTTTTCCCTAAATCTTTGAAAACCCTAACTTTGGTctaccccccccaaaaaaaatccaaatttaactatttttcggTTGTTTGGCAGGAGATGTAGGGAGCGTATACTTTGGACCTAATCATCCAATGAAACCTCACCGGCTTTGTATGACTCACCATTTGGTCCTTGCCTATGACCTCCATAAAAAGATGGAAATTTATGTCAGTTCCTCAAATACTCGAAACTTTTTCTAATTTTACTGGCCtaaatttctctctcttctttttctgACGATTTTTTTCCCTTTGGTGAATGGTAAATGTAGCGTCCCCACAAGGCTTACCCCGTTGAACTCGCTCAGTTCCATTCAGCTGATTATGTCGAGTTTTTGCATCGAATTACGCCAGATACGCAGCATTTGTTCTCGAATGAATTGGCCAGATGTATGtataacattttctttttcatttctcgaattaatattatatattgtgCTATCGAACTAGTTTATTCTTATTATTTCTCTCTAATTGTTAAATTAATGGGTTAAGCCTAGATTCAAGTTGATACACTGTCACTAATTGTATAGTTAGTTTAGTGCTTGATCTAATCTAAGTGTTGAAAAGAAGTTCTGTGGACTGCCTTGTTCAATATTGATGGTTACAGAAGTTTTAAGAACATAGTATTGGTGAAAGTGATAGCGATCATGTACTGTTTCTAGCAGTGATATGGTTtcatttcacatttcagttcTCTCCATTTGACAGAGCTGTTTACTTTTTTCATGCTTATATACTGTAGTTTGACTTGGGTACATTATCTGGTTTCAATAATATTTCAGGCCAAATAATGTATAAGGACATGTTAGCAATAGTCCAAAATATGAGTTAGTTAGCAGTTTTAGGCAGTAGTTAGTCATGTTAAAAGAAGGCACGTATTTGATGGTTAAGACATATATGAACAGggttcaaaattttaacttttatctcTCTCCTCTATTTTCTTATTCTTTCCCCTCTTAGAAATTCTCTATCAAAATTGTCATCTGTATTTTACCCGTTCCAATGAACATGCAAATATCATATGGAGAAAGGATTAGGTTATGCTTTTCTGATGTATATGGGTTTGGAGTTTGatttccatcttttttattttcttcttcccaGACAATCTTGGAGAAGACTGCCCTGTGTTTGAAAACTTGTTTGAATTTTGTCAAATTTATGCTGGTGGGACAATAGGTAAATTCTGATATGGTGGgctctttttcttaatttgattTGTGCATTTTCAGTTGTAATTGATTGTCATGGCTGGCAGATGCTGCAAGAAGATTAAACAATCAGTTATTTGATATTGCTATAAATTGGGCTGGTGGTTTACATCATGCCAAGAAGTGTGAGGCATCTGGCTTTTGTTACATCAATGACTTGGTTTTGGGAATCTTGGAGCTTCTGAAGTATCATGCCCGTGTTTTGTATATTGATATCGATGTACATCATGGTGATGGGGTTGAAGAAGCCTTTTATTTCACTGACAGGTAGGTTGCTTTTGTTATTGGATTGTGAATTTAGCATAGGAGCTGGATTAGACATCATTTCAAAagtttgaagctcagaaaaggaGCCAAAAATGCTGCTTTTTGGGTGATTTACTGTTAGAAGAATTATCCACTTGGGGGGGGGGATGTTCGTATAACCATTTGTAAGGTTTAAAATTAGATCAACTTTGCTTATTTTATGATACCAGTAAGAGGCTTAGCATCTTCATGCATCTCTGAAATGCGATTTCAGTTGTTGCACTTTTAATAATTAAGGTTGATAAATGCagtctctaatcaacttgttgAAATTCTATTATGATAGGGTGATGACTGTTAGTTTTCACAAGTTTGGAGATATGTTCTTTCCTGGAACTGGTGATGTGAAGGTTATTCTCAATTCTTTGCTTTTTATTGGTGTTAAATGTTTTAGCAGTAACAGTAGGTAACTTGGTTTTATTTTTTGGTGTCACTGGtaaattttattgttaatataTTTGTTCACAAGCATCATCTTATAGATGCTTTGACTAAATTGTTTAACAGCTGAGTATGTCGATTTTTCCAACTCTGATTCTTGTTTTAAGTGTTTTAACTGTTCTCAATGCATTATATATATCCCCTACTAATAGGATGTGGCACTCTGGCATTATTAGTCTTCATAAACCGGTTTGTTGCTCATTGAAGCTTTTAAATTACAGCTTTTTCTAAGTACAATGTCTCAAGAAGCAAATTACCCATGATATTGTTTTACATATGCTCTTATTTAGGAGCTATACTTGTTGATGGTGCTAGTCTTTCTTTCatgctttttctttttgaatttaggGGAGAACATTTCCTAGCATATAAACTTTTCAAGTTAAACTTATTTATTGGAGAAAGAGAACTAGTGTAGTTGCGTCCTTCCTGTTATTTTACCTATTTGCTTTCAAATTTGTATAATCATGAAATTTATTATCTACATCACTTCTAACATCTTTTTCTCTGGATAGTTTTTATCAAGAAATGCTAGTATTACACCAAATTGATATTGGAATGAAATACTGATACAAGTTGTATTGAAGGACATAGGAGAAAGAGAAGGAAAGTATTACGCCATAAATGTCCCACTCAAAGATGGAATTGATGACAATAGCTTCACTAGATTGTTTAAGATAGTAAGTACtcgaaataaaaacatataatagaAAGGTAATTGCTTTTTCTATGCCGCTGTATCATTTAAACCATTATGTGCAAATATAAACTTTTTGTAGATTATTTCCAAGGTTGTTGAAATGTATCAACCAGGTGCAATAGTTCTTCAATGTGGGGCAGATTCTCTTGCTGGGGATCGCTTGGGCTGTTTCAATCTCTCAATTGATGGTACTCAAATTGACTTGTAAAGGAAGGACTGTTTTTCCCCCTTAAATTGTTGATGAATGTTGGAGCTGTTGATGTTATTTGCAGGACATGCTGAATGTGTTAAAATTGTGAAGAAATTCAACCTACCTTTACTGGTATGTTGTTTGTTTGACTACCTTTTAACTGCTgtaaataatttgtttttaaagtAAAGAGAGGAATCTTTTTTCCTACAGGTTACCGGAGGTGGAGGATATACTAAGGAAAATGTTGCACGTTGCTGGACTGTTGAAACCGGAGTTCTTTTAGATACAGAACTTCCGAATGGTATACTAAGACTATCCTCACTTGTTTTCTTGACATGCTATCTTGAAATTGGTATTTTTCCCATTCAACTTGGCGTGAAAATTGGGTTagctaaattatttttttaaagcatCTAAACATATATGTTAACTCATTGATTACCTCTGCTGATATCCTAAGATGTTTTTCTTTATGTGAATGTTATGTTGATTGCTGCATCTGTATATCTGCTTGACATTGAAATAAGCTGGCTGATAGATTTTAAAGGTCTTTGGTTAGTTCTTCACTGTGTGTGGGTATGTTTTCGGTAGACAGCTGCTGTTAACATGTTCCACTGGTTGGAAGATTGGCAAACTTACTTAAAAGTTTGATATCTTGTGCAGAAATCCCAGAAAATGAGTATATCAAATATTTTGCACCAGATTGCTTGTTGAATATTCCAAATGGGCACATAGTACGTTATTTTGGACAATTGAAGTTCATTCAAGGACTTATTTCTTTCAATTGATTGGCAGCTGATATGGTCTCGATATAGTTAGTATCGTGCCACAATGATGTCAAAGAAGACAGAACCCTCATAAGCTTTCGTGTTTCGGTTGATTATGCAGGAGAATTTGAATAGCAAGTCATATCTTAAAACGATCACGATGCAAGTACTGGAAAACCTTCGTAGCATCCAACATGCTCCAGGTGTACAGATGCAGGAGGTGAATAGCAAACAACTAGTTTCCAATTAAATCTGAATCTGGACAAGCCAGACTACTTGTCAAAATATCGGTGGTCTAATGGCTATTATCTGTGTTGCAGGTTCCACCTGATTTTTATATTCCTGATTTTGATGAAGATGAGCAAAATGCTGATGAGCGCATGGATCGTAAGTAGATAACGTGTAGCCTACAGCTGTGGCATCATGCTGTGCCTTCAAGCACACTTGTTGCCATTTGTTGCCATTTGATTTCTGGTGAAAGCTTTTTCTTTCTGCATCTAATACACCTCCTTTACATTTTTCTTTACAGAGCACACCCAAGACAAGCAAATCCAGCGTGATGATGAATATTACGATGGTGACAACGATAATGATCATAACATGGACATGTGAAGTTACTCTTAGCATTTTTTTGTTAGGTATTAGCTTGTATTTTGTAGGATCTGCCTAAATCCAAATTTGGCTGACACCTCATCAAAGAAAAAATTGTGGAAGGAACCACACtataaattgttcatatgctggtTTCAAAAATGATTTTGGTTGTATGTAGTGTTTCACCACAAGCTCTGAAGGATTTGATGAAATAGGATGTTTAGCATATTTTTTATGCTCTGCAAGTTTAAATTCTAGCCTTGTCTTCAAGGGGTAGCCCTCTGATGAACATATTGCCTTTTGCTGGTATGTTACTGTTAGTACCTAAGGCTTACACTTCCTATTTGTACATGGATATCATgtgatgtatttttttttcttcaaagctTCTAGTGCGCCCCTTTGTTAATTTTACTTTATACTTGAATATGAAAAATACAAAACTCGGCCTGGGATATTGCTTGTTTTCTGGAGAAATCTAGTTACAAAGCCATTGAGATGTTGAATGAACTGTAGAAACATGTTTTCCATATCCTTGCAGAAGGCAGGTCATTGTCTATACAGAAGTTATGATTCATGAATGCATTTCAATGTCAGTTAATTGCAGTGTTTTCCATGATGAGTTTTTCTTTCATCAAACAACATGGGGTCAGTTGCAAGGCTTTAATTACAACATATTCTTCTATACATAAAGGCCTAAGAGGAAAGACTATTGTCATCATATTTCCTCCTCAAAACACCCATGTCCGTCCCAAGCTACAAATTTCAAGactcaaaacaggggatccagatcAGTGTTAATACCATAAACACTGATCTAGGTAATCTCCATGATTCATTTCTTCATCAAGGGCATGAAGATAAAGATGAAGAGCTTATCAGGGTTGTATCGAGGCAAAACCCTTTGGGACGTTTATCATCACCAGCATGTTCCGATGGCAAAGTGATTGAGAAAACATTTTCAATGAGAGCTGATTTGGAGGATGAGAAACAACgttcaccatcatcatcatcatcagggATTGGGAAGGCCATGAAGAGAGCCTTTTCAAAGAGAGCCTCATCAGCTTCTGCCGCCAACGATGTTGTTTATTGCAGAATAGATCATCAATATGACACAGTTCCAGTTGCAGACGATGAAAATACAATCATGGTGGCCCATTCAACAAAGGAGTCTGATAATGTGGGAAACAAGATCATTGAAGCTAGTAGGCGCTTCTTTGGTTTTTAGTATTATTTGTTACTTATTCAATAATATTATTCTTGTCATCCTACCTACTATATAGGACTATTCTTCCCTTGCATGGTAAATAGCTAAGATGATCCCTGCTTCTTATTATCACAGTTAATCAATACTACGAATGCATGgcattacaaatatttttttattttatttttcagagACAATTATGACCATTATGTATTCATGTGTGATTTGATGATAGAAAGATCTCAAGTGAAATCCATTACAACTTTTGGCTAAAACTAACTAGGGACCTCTTTATAATTAGTCCAAGATGCTTATTCCTTTCTGTTCTCTGTTCAGCACCCtgcttttgcttttgttttttgtttttcatcCCTTTTCACACAATGGAAACACCTACGGAGGGTGGACACTATGTGCAACATCATCAAACTATGTAGGAAAAAAGTTACACAACAAACGGAAAGCAAATAatgttgtaaaataaaaaaataaaaacactaacCTGTAAGTAGTGGAGCAACCGTAGCAGGAGTAAACACTAACCTGTAAAGAGTTGGCTCAATACTTGCTTTTATTAACTCTGATGCTGGCTATGCCATCGTATAGATGaaagatataaaataatttgCATCTGAGATTTGTTTTAACAGAAAATAATAATTTGCCTCGTTTAGTTAATCTGAAGGATGAGACATAAATATAACTCACTTCTGGCGCTGAGAAAAGACCGCCCAAGGTGGAACAATTTTTCTTATATCCTGCACTCTCATCCTTGCCTACATAATGTAAGGTCATGAATACATGAGAGAAGTCTTCTTCACTTGCTTGCCTGATTTTCTACAACCAAAACTTTCCATTTATCCTTCATACCAGCAGAGCTCAAATGCAcattctcctttttctttcttttttctttttcttttgtttgagtTTGAAAGCTTCTTTTCCAACTCAACTTCTACCTTTTAGCTAccttttgaaaaaaagaagaagcaggGTGCTGAACAGAGGGAAGagagaagaggaagaggaagaggaaaaaaTGATCTGATTATAGAGAGATCCCTAATTAACTTAATTagagtgattaaaataaaaaaaaatttaaagtgatTAAAATAAGACAAATTAGATTTTAAAGAGATCATGgatgtaatttaccattttaaatcgtttttattttaattattttattttttataattacgtTAAAAGcaaaatataatcattaaattaagttatttaatctaattaataatt from the Gossypium hirsutum isolate 1008001.06 chromosome D09, Gossypium_hirsutum_v2.1, whole genome shotgun sequence genome contains:
- the LOC121220865 gene encoding histone deacetylase 9 isoform X2, which codes for MRSKDKISYFYDGDVGSVYFGPNHPMKPHRLCMTHHLVLAYDLHKKMEIYRPHKAYPVELAQFHSADYVEFLHRITPDTQHLFSNELARYNLGEDCPVFENLFEFCQIYAGGTIDAARRLNNQLFDIAINWAGGLHHAKKCEASGFCYINDLVLGILELLKYHARVLYIDIDVHHGDGVEEAFYFTDRVMTVSFHKFGDMFFPGTGDVKDIGEREGKYYAINVPLKDGIDDNSFTRLFKIIISKVVEMYQPGAIVLQCGADSLAGDRLGCFNLSIDGHAECVKIVKKFNLPLLVTGGGGYTKENVARCWTVETGVLLDTELPNEIPENEYIKYFAPDCLLNIPNGHIENLNSKSYLKTITMQVLENLRSIQHAPGVQMQEVPPDFYIPDFDEDEQNADERMDRKAHPRQANPA
- the LOC121220865 gene encoding histone deacetylase 9 isoform X1, with the protein product MRSKDKISYFYDGDVGSVYFGPNHPMKPHRLCMTHHLVLAYDLHKKMEIYRPHKAYPVELAQFHSADYVEFLHRITPDTQHLFSNELARYNLGEDCPVFENLFEFCQIYAGGTIDAARRLNNQLFDIAINWAGGLHHAKKCEASGFCYINDLVLGILELLKYHARVLYIDIDVHHGDGVEEAFYFTDRVMTVSFHKFGDMFFPGTGDVKDIGEREGKYYAINVPLKDGIDDNSFTRLFKIIISKVVEMYQPGAIVLQCGADSLAGDRLGCFNLSIDGHAECVKIVKKFNLPLLVTGGGGYTKENVARCWTVETGVLLDTELPNEIPENEYIKYFAPDCLLNIPNGHIENLNSKSYLKTITMQVLENLRSIQHAPGVQMQEVPPDFYIPDFDEDEQNADERMDQHTQDKQIQRDDEYYDGDNDNDHNMDM
- the LOC121220865 gene encoding histone deacetylase 9 isoform X3, which encodes MTVSFHKFGDMFFPGTGDVKDIGEREGKYYAINVPLKDGIDDNSFTRLFKIIISKVVEMYQPGAIVLQCGADSLAGDRLGCFNLSIDGHAECVKIVKKFNLPLLVTGGGGYTKENVARCWTVETGVLLDTELPNEIPENEYIKYFAPDCLLNIPNGHIENLNSKSYLKTITMQVLENLRSIQHAPGVQMQEVPPDFYIPDFDEDEQNADERMDQHTQDKQIQRDDEYYDGDNDNDHNMDM
- the LOC121220865 gene encoding histone deacetylase 17 isoform X4 is translated as MYQPGAIVLQCGADSLAGDRLGCFNLSIDGHAECVKIVKKFNLPLLVTGGGGYTKENVARCWTVETGVLLDTELPNEIPENEYIKYFAPDCLLNIPNGHIENLNSKSYLKTITMQVLENLRSIQHAPGVQMQEVPPDFYIPDFDEDEQNADERMDQHTQDKQIQRDDEYYDGDNDNDHNMDM